Proteins found in one Seonamhaeicola sp. S2-3 genomic segment:
- a CDS encoding GSCFA domain-containing protein gives MNFQTKISLSKQPHNLIDYKSKILLLGSCFTEHIGSKLEYFKFQSSVNPFGILFHPKAIESLVSNAVKGNVYSNNNIFFNNEQWHSFDAHSKLSNVSKDELLKCLNEQIKLTNQHIHESTHVVITLGTAWVYRHIKTKAVVANCHKVPQKEFKKELLLIDTISDSLQNIVDLIRSVNTNASIIFTVSPVRHLKDGFVENTLSKSLLISAIHQVIEARKNLHYFPSYEIMMDELRDYRFYNEDMIHPNPTAINYIWEKFKLVWFTEEVYKIMDEVDVIQKGLQHKPFNPNSEAHLQFLQKLEKKKAQLSLKVPHIVF, from the coding sequence ATGAACTTTCAAACCAAAATATCATTAAGCAAGCAACCTCATAATCTAATAGATTACAAGTCTAAAATACTTTTGTTAGGTTCTTGTTTTACAGAGCATATTGGTAGTAAGTTAGAGTATTTTAAATTTCAGTCTAGTGTAAATCCCTTTGGAATTTTATTTCACCCAAAAGCTATTGAAAGTTTAGTTTCAAATGCTGTAAAAGGTAACGTTTACTCAAATAATAATATCTTTTTTAATAATGAACAATGGCATAGTTTTGATGCGCATTCTAAATTAAGTAATGTTTCAAAAGATGAATTATTGAAATGTTTGAATGAGCAAATCAAATTAACTAATCAACACATTCACGAATCTACACATGTTGTCATTACCTTAGGAACTGCTTGGGTATATAGGCATATTAAAACAAAGGCTGTTGTAGCTAATTGCCATAAAGTACCGCAAAAAGAATTTAAGAAAGAGTTGTTGTTAATAGACACAATTTCAGACTCTTTACAAAATATAGTAGACTTAATTAGAAGTGTAAATACTAATGCGTCAATTATATTTACAGTATCTCCTGTACGTCATTTAAAAGATGGTTTTGTTGAAAATACGCTAAGTAAATCACTTCTTATTTCGGCTATTCACCAAGTAATAGAAGCAAGAAAAAATCTTCACTATTTTCCTTCTTATGAAATTATGATGGATGAATTACGAGACTATCGTTTTTATAACGAAGATATGATTCACCCTAACCCTACAGCTATAAATTATATTTGGGAAAAGTTCAAACTTGTTTGGTTTACAGAAGAGGTATATAAAATCATGGATGAGGTAGATGTTATTCAAAAAGGATTACAACATAAACCTTTCAATCCAAATTCAGAAGCACATCTTCAGTTTCTTCAAAAATTAGAAAAAAAGAAAGCTCAATTAAGCTTAAAAGTTCCACACATCGTATTCTAA
- the alaS gene encoding alanine--tRNA ligase, which translates to MKSQEIRSKFLSFFENKKHSIVPSAPMVLKDDPTLMFVNAGMVPFKEYFLGNSQPKSSRIADSQKCLRVSGKHNDLEEVGYDTYHHTLFEMLGNWSFGDYFKEEAIAWAWELLTEVFGIDKDILYVTVFEGDEDDKLPMDTEAYDFWKKHISEDRILKGNKKDNFWEMGDQGPCGPCSEIHVDIRSAEEKAKVDGKDLVNMDHPQVVEIWNLVFMQYNRKANGSLEPLPNKHIDTGMGFERLCMVLQGVQSNYDTDVFTPLIREVEAITHKDYGKDEKIDVAIRVISDHVRAVAFSIADGQLPSNNGAGYVIRRILRRAVRYGFTFLDKKEPFIYRLVDVLSKKMGKAFPELKSQKQLIENVIKEEENSFLRTLEQGLILLNRIVEETKGETVSGAKAFELYDTYGFPIDLTSLILNEKGLKLDEAGFEKELQKQKERSRAASEMSTDDWTVLVDDADQEFIGYDTLEANVKITRYRKVTSKKGGEMYQLVFNLTPFYAEGGGQVGDKGYLEDVNGDVVYILDTKKENNVIIHFAKNLPKNVEATFKAVVDAKQRYRTECNHTATHLLHQALREVLGTHVEQKGSAVHSKYLRFDFSHFSKLTVEELRDVENFVNARIDGKLPLEEKRNIPMEEAIAEGAMALFGEKYGDTVRAVRFGQSIELCGGTHVKNTADIWHFKIISEGAVAAGIRRIEAITNDAVKEFYHENNRAYFEMKDLLNNAKEPVKALQNLQEENAKLKKQIESLLKDKAKNIKGELKSELTEINGIQFLAKKVDLDAAGIKDVAFELGSQFDNLFLLLGAEQNGKALLSCYISKELVASKNLNAGQVVRELGKHIQGGGGGQPFFATAGGKNPSGINEALKAAKEYLS; encoded by the coding sequence GTGAAGTCACAAGAGATTCGATCTAAATTTTTAAGTTTTTTTGAAAATAAAAAGCATAGTATTGTTCCATCTGCACCTATGGTGTTAAAAGATGATCCTACTTTAATGTTTGTAAATGCGGGTATGGTGCCTTTTAAAGAATATTTTTTAGGCAATTCACAACCCAAAAGCAGTAGGATAGCAGATAGCCAAAAATGTTTACGTGTTTCTGGTAAACATAATGATTTAGAGGAGGTTGGTTATGATACTTACCACCACACCCTTTTTGAAATGTTGGGGAATTGGAGTTTTGGAGATTATTTTAAAGAAGAAGCCATAGCTTGGGCATGGGAGTTGCTAACAGAGGTCTTTGGTATAGATAAAGATATTTTATACGTTACTGTTTTTGAAGGTGATGAAGATGATAAACTACCTATGGATACCGAGGCGTATGATTTTTGGAAAAAACACATTTCTGAAGACCGAATTTTAAAAGGAAATAAAAAAGATAACTTTTGGGAAATGGGAGACCAAGGTCCCTGTGGCCCCTGTAGTGAAATTCACGTAGATATCCGTTCTGCCGAAGAAAAAGCTAAAGTAGATGGTAAAGATTTAGTGAATATGGACCATCCGCAAGTTGTAGAAATCTGGAACTTGGTTTTTATGCAATACAACCGTAAAGCCAATGGTTCATTAGAGCCTTTACCAAATAAGCATATAGATACTGGTATGGGCTTTGAGCGTTTATGTATGGTTTTACAAGGCGTTCAAAGTAATTATGATACCGATGTTTTTACGCCGCTAATCAGGGAGGTTGAAGCTATTACTCATAAAGATTATGGTAAAGATGAAAAAATTGATGTAGCTATTAGAGTTATTTCAGACCATGTACGTGCTGTAGCATTCTCTATAGCAGATGGACAATTACCAAGCAATAATGGAGCAGGTTATGTAATACGAAGAATTTTACGTAGAGCTGTGAGATATGGTTTTACATTTTTAGACAAAAAAGAACCATTTATATATCGTTTGGTTGATGTTTTGAGCAAAAAAATGGGAAAAGCTTTTCCTGAATTGAAATCTCAAAAACAACTTATAGAAAATGTTATTAAAGAAGAAGAAAATTCTTTTTTAAGAACACTAGAGCAAGGTTTAATTCTTTTAAATAGAATTGTTGAAGAAACTAAAGGCGAAACCGTTTCTGGCGCAAAAGCCTTTGAATTGTATGATACCTATGGTTTTCCAATAGATTTAACCTCGTTAATTTTAAATGAAAAAGGTTTAAAATTAGATGAAGCTGGATTTGAAAAAGAACTGCAAAAGCAAAAAGAACGCTCTAGGGCTGCAAGTGAAATGTCAACCGATGATTGGACGGTTTTAGTTGATGATGCCGACCAAGAATTTATAGGTTATGATACCTTAGAAGCTAATGTAAAAATTACACGATACCGTAAAGTAACCTCTAAAAAAGGAGGTGAAATGTATCAACTAGTTTTTAACTTAACACCATTTTATGCCGAAGGTGGAGGGCAAGTAGGAGATAAAGGATATTTAGAAGATGTAAACGGTGATGTTGTTTATATTTTAGATACTAAAAAGGAAAATAACGTAATCATTCACTTTGCTAAAAATTTACCTAAAAATGTTGAAGCGACCTTTAAAGCGGTTGTTGATGCCAAACAACGTTACCGTACAGAGTGTAATCACACTGCAACGCATTTACTGCACCAAGCATTAAGAGAAGTTTTAGGAACCCATGTAGAGCAAAAAGGTAGTGCGGTACACTCAAAGTATTTACGCTTTGATTTTTCTCATTTTTCAAAACTAACTGTTGAAGAGTTACGCGATGTAGAAAACTTTGTAAATGCTAGGATTGATGGGAAATTACCTCTAGAAGAAAAACGAAATATCCCAATGGAAGAAGCCATAGCCGAAGGCGCAATGGCTCTTTTTGGTGAAAAATATGGCGATACCGTAAGAGCAGTTCGTTTTGGGCAATCTATTGAGTTGTGTGGTGGTACTCACGTAAAAAACACTGCCGACATTTGGCATTTTAAAATTATTTCTGAAGGAGCCGTAGCTGCAGGAATAAGGCGTATTGAGGCTATAACCAATGATGCTGTTAAGGAGTTTTATCATGAAAATAATAGAGCTTACTTTGAAATGAAAGATTTGCTTAACAACGCAAAAGAACCAGTTAAAGCACTTCAGAATTTACAAGAAGAAAATGCTAAATTAAAAAAGCAAATAGAATCTCTTTTAAAAGATAAAGCTAAAAATATAAAAGGCGAATTAAAAAGTGAATTGACAGAAATAAACGGCATTCAATTTTTAGCTAAAAAAGTAGATTTAGATGCAGCAGGAATAAAAGATGTAGCTTTTGAATTAGGAAGTCAGTTTGATAATTTATTCTTATTACTAGGGGCAGAGCAAAACGGAAAAGCTTTATTGTCTTGTTATATTTCTAAAGAATTAGTGGCAAGCAAAAATTTAAATGCAGGACAAGTTGTGCGCGAACTAGGAAAACACATTCAAGGTGGCGGAGGCGGACAACCATTCTTTGCAACGGCTGGAGGGAAGAACCCTAGTGGAATAAATGAAGCTTTAAAAGCTGCTAAAGAATATTTGAGTTAA
- a CDS encoding M23 family metallopeptidase, protein MSKVKYYYDPESLSYRKIERKKRRTLKYITVFLLASALFGFGFVFIASQYIESPKEKALKRELQNMQLQYDILNKKMSEAEAVLASVAERDNNIYRVYFEANPIPEAQRKAGFGGINRYKNLEGFDNSELIIETNKRLDILQKQIVVQSKSLDEIAALAEEKEKLLAAIPAIQPVSNEDLTRMASGFGMRTDPFTKVRKMHWGMDFTAPRGTPVYASGDGKVVRADSRASGYGKHIRIDHGFGYVSLYAHLYKYNVRKNQKVKRGDLIGFVGSTGRSQGPHLHYEIFKDGKRINPINFYYGSLTAEEFSKLLEHASLENQSLD, encoded by the coding sequence ATGAGTAAGGTAAAATATTACTACGATCCAGAATCGCTTTCTTACCGAAAAATTGAGCGCAAAAAAAGACGAACACTAAAGTACATAACAGTGTTTCTTTTAGCCTCGGCTTTATTTGGGTTTGGATTTGTTTTTATTGCTAGCCAATACATAGAATCTCCTAAAGAAAAAGCTTTAAAACGTGAATTGCAAAATATGCAATTACAATATGATATATTAAACAAAAAAATGTCTGAGGCCGAAGCTGTTTTAGCTAGTGTTGCCGAGAGAGACAATAATATTTATCGTGTTTATTTTGAAGCCAACCCCATACCCGAAGCTCAAAGAAAAGCTGGATTTGGAGGAATTAACAGATATAAAAACTTAGAAGGTTTTGATAACTCTGAATTAATTATTGAAACTAATAAACGTTTAGATATTCTTCAAAAGCAAATTGTGGTACAATCTAAATCGCTTGATGAAATTGCTGCTCTTGCCGAAGAAAAAGAAAAATTATTGGCTGCAATTCCTGCCATACAACCTGTTAGTAATGAAGATTTAACTAGAATGGCATCTGGTTTTGGTATGCGTACAGACCCCTTTACTAAAGTTAGAAAAATGCACTGGGGTATGGATTTTACAGCTCCTAGAGGCACCCCTGTTTATGCTAGTGGTGATGGCAAAGTAGTTAGAGCAGACTCTAGAGCCAGTGGTTATGGTAAACACATAAGAATAGATCATGGCTTTGGTTATGTTAGCTTATACGCACACCTTTACAAATACAACGTACGTAAAAACCAAAAGGTAAAACGTGGCGATTTAATAGGGTTTGTTGGTAGCACAGGTAGATCTCAAGGGCCTCATTTACACTATGAAATTTTTAAAGATGGTAAACGAATTAACCCTATTAACTTCTATTACGGAAGTTTAACTGCCGAAGAATTTAGTAAATTGCTAGAACACGCATCCTTAGAAAATCAATCTTTAGATTAA
- a CDS encoding MerR family transcriptional regulator, translated as MHIDLPERRYYGIGEVAKAFGVNTSLIRFWEKEFDILKPKKNAKGNRKFTPEDIKNLKFIYHLVKERGFTLEGAKIHLKEEKKEALSNFEIVSKLEEIKVQLIKIKEHL; from the coding sequence ATGCATATAGACTTACCAGAAAGACGATATTACGGTATTGGCGAAGTTGCCAAAGCATTTGGTGTTAATACCTCATTAATTCGTTTTTGGGAAAAAGAGTTTGATATACTTAAGCCTAAAAAAAATGCAAAAGGTAACCGTAAGTTTACACCAGAAGACATAAAAAATCTTAAATTTATTTACCATTTAGTTAAAGAGCGTGGTTTTACTTTAGAAGGCGCTAAAATTCATTTAAAAGAAGAAAAAAAAGAAGCGCTCAGCAACTTTGAAATTGTAAGCAAATTAGAAGAAATAAAAGTACAATTAATAAAAATTAAAGAACACCTTTAG
- a CDS encoding LemA family protein has product MKKFLPWIIVGIVVIGLYSWGKGFNNTAVQLDETVKEAWGNVQTSYQRRNDLIGNLVNTVKSAANFEKGTLEAVINARAKATSITIDPSKVTPEQLAQYNQVQGGLSGALKSLLVTVERYPELKTNQNFLKLQDELTSTENTIQTARTRFNEAIRPYNNHVRQFPGSILAGILNFDEKPYFDAEVGAEKPVEVEEMEF; this is encoded by the coding sequence ATGAAAAAATTTTTACCATGGATTATTGTTGGAATAGTAGTTATAGGACTGTATTCTTGGGGAAAAGGATTTAATAATACGGCTGTTCAACTTGACGAAACCGTTAAAGAAGCTTGGGGAAATGTTCAAACCTCCTACCAACGAAGAAATGATTTAATAGGAAACCTAGTAAACACAGTAAAAAGTGCTGCAAACTTTGAAAAAGGTACTCTTGAGGCTGTTATAAACGCCCGTGCTAAGGCTACCTCTATTACTATAGATCCTTCAAAAGTTACACCTGAACAATTAGCTCAATACAACCAAGTTCAAGGTGGCTTAAGTGGTGCTCTTAAAAGTTTATTAGTTACTGTTGAAAGATATCCTGAATTAAAAACGAATCAAAACTTCTTAAAACTTCAGGACGAGTTAACAAGTACTGAAAACACAATACAAACTGCTAGAACCAGATTTAACGAAGCTATACGTCCATACAACAATCATGTAAGACAGTTTCCTGGAAGTATTCTAGCTGGTATTTTAAATTTTGATGAAAAACCATACTTTGATGCTGAAGTTGGTGCCGAAAAACCTGTTGAAGTTGAAGAAATGGAATTTTAA
- a CDS encoding TPM domain-containing protein, which yields MSKIENFLSASEEEEIVEAIREAELNTSGEIRVHIEKTANGDATNRALEVFHSLKMDNTKDLNGVLIYVAVEDKNFVIYGDKGINDVVSDDFWDSTKDIIQKHFKTGNFKQGLVEGILMSGEQLKKYFPYTDSDTNELSNEISKG from the coding sequence ATGTCTAAAATTGAAAATTTTCTTTCTGCATCTGAAGAAGAGGAAATTGTTGAAGCCATTAGAGAAGCAGAGTTAAATACCTCTGGTGAAATACGTGTTCATATTGAAAAAACTGCTAACGGTGATGCTACAAACAGAGCACTAGAAGTGTTTCACTCTTTAAAAATGGACAATACCAAAGATTTAAATGGGGTGTTAATTTATGTAGCTGTTGAAGACAAAAACTTTGTTATTTATGGAGACAAAGGCATTAACGATGTGGTATCTGATGATTTTTGGGATAGCACCAAAGACATCATTCAAAAACATTTTAAAACAGGTAATTTTAAACAAGGCTTGGTTGAAGGCATCTTAATGTCTGGCGAACAATTAAAAAAATATTTCCCATACACCGATTCTGACACTAACGAACTGTCAAACGAAATTTCAAAAGGTTAA
- a CDS encoding YgcG family protein has translation MKSISFTSILCFALFSFNLSFAQFDIPDTPKFQTSVYDYINLLTPTQKSSLEQKLIKYSDTTSTQIVVAIIKTTQGENIGLLTPRWAHKWGIGQEKEDNGVFVLLARDDRQIWISPGYGVEHKLTAGITGELIRNVIIPEFKKGDYYSGLDKGSDAIFKVLNGEYQGSRKSNNNDFPVGFFILFIFIFFIILISISKRHGGGSGGNRGNRTNSTSILEAIILSNMGRSSSSGRSGWGSSGGGWSSGGGFGGGFGGGGFSGGGAGGSW, from the coding sequence ATGAAATCTATTTCTTTTACTTCAATACTTTGCTTTGCTCTTTTTTCTTTTAATCTATCTTTTGCACAGTTTGATATTCCTGATACACCAAAATTTCAAACTAGTGTTTATGATTATATTAATTTATTAACCCCTACTCAAAAAAGCAGTTTAGAACAAAAATTAATTAAATATTCTGACACTACTTCAACCCAAATTGTTGTAGCTATAATAAAAACAACACAAGGAGAAAACATAGGTTTACTTACACCAAGGTGGGCTCATAAATGGGGTATTGGACAAGAAAAAGAAGATAACGGTGTATTTGTATTACTTGCAAGAGATGATAGACAAATATGGATATCACCAGGCTATGGTGTAGAGCATAAATTAACCGCAGGTATTACGGGAGAATTAATAAGAAATGTTATAATTCCTGAATTTAAAAAAGGGGATTATTATTCTGGCTTAGATAAAGGTAGTGATGCCATTTTTAAAGTATTAAATGGCGAGTATCAAGGTAGCAGAAAATCTAATAATAATGATTTCCCTGTGGGATTCTTTATACTGTTCATTTTTATTTTCTTTATTATTCTAATTTCTATCTCAAAACGACACGGTGGAGGATCTGGTGGAAATAGAGGAAACAGGACTAATAGCACCAGTATCTTAGAAGCTATAATTCTAAGTAACATGGGGCGCTCGTCAAGCAGTGGCAGAAGTGGTTGGGGTAGCTCTGGAGGCGGATGGTCTTCTGGTGGCGGCTTTGGCGGTGGCTTCGGTGGCGGCGGTTTTTCTGGTGGTGGCGCTGGCGGAAGCTGGTAA
- the der gene encoding ribosome biogenesis GTPase Der produces MSNIVAIVGRPNVGKSTFFNRLIQRREAIVDAVSGVTRDRHYGKSDWNGKEFSLIDTGGYVVGSDDIFEAEIDKQVELAIDEADAIIFMVDVETGVTGMDEDVAKLLRRVNKPVFLVVNKVDNAKRAEDAVEFYSLGLGDYYTIASINGSGTGELLDALVEALPEKEEVEEEELPRFAVVGRPNAGKSSFINALIGEDRYIVTDIAGTTRDAIDTKYNRFGFEFNLVDTAGIRRKSKVKEDLEFYSVMRSVRAIEHADVCLLVVDATRNFDGQVQNIFWLAERNRKGIVILVNKWDLVDKDHKSVKEYEKFIRKQIEPFTDVPIVFISALTKQRIYKAIETAVDVYKNRSKKIKTSTLNDVLLPIIESYPPPAYKGKFVKIKYVMQLPTPQPQFAFFCNLPQYVKDPYKRFLENKLREHFNFTGVPVSVYMRKK; encoded by the coding sequence ATGAGTAATATAGTAGCAATTGTAGGAAGACCAAATGTAGGGAAATCAACATTTTTTAATCGTTTAATCCAAAGACGTGAAGCCATTGTTGATGCTGTAAGTGGGGTTACTAGAGACCGTCATTATGGTAAAAGTGATTGGAACGGAAAAGAATTTTCTTTAATTGATACTGGAGGATATGTTGTTGGTAGCGATGATATTTTTGAAGCCGAAATTGATAAGCAAGTAGAATTAGCTATTGATGAAGCCGATGCCATTATTTTTATGGTAGATGTGGAAACAGGGGTTACAGGAATGGATGAAGATGTTGCGAAACTGCTACGAAGGGTAAACAAACCAGTATTTTTAGTAGTAAACAAAGTTGATAATGCTAAAAGAGCCGAAGATGCTGTTGAGTTTTATTCATTAGGGTTAGGAGATTATTATACTATTGCCAGCATTAACGGTAGTGGAACAGGAGAATTGTTAGATGCCTTAGTTGAGGCTTTACCAGAAAAAGAAGAAGTTGAAGAAGAGGAGCTACCAAGGTTTGCAGTTGTTGGTCGTCCTAACGCTGGTAAATCTTCGTTTATAAATGCTTTAATAGGAGAAGATAGATACATAGTTACCGATATTGCTGGAACTACAAGAGATGCTATAGATACCAAATACAATCGTTTTGGATTTGAATTTAATCTAGTAGACACCGCGGGTATTCGTCGTAAATCCAAAGTTAAAGAAGATTTAGAGTTTTATTCGGTTATGCGTAGTGTTCGTGCTATTGAGCATGCCGATGTTTGTTTACTTGTTGTTGATGCTACTAGAAATTTTGATGGGCAAGTGCAAAACATTTTCTGGTTAGCAGAACGTAATAGAAAAGGTATTGTTATTCTTGTTAATAAATGGGATTTGGTTGATAAAGACCATAAGTCTGTTAAAGAGTATGAAAAATTTATTCGCAAGCAAATAGAACCCTTTACAGATGTACCCATTGTGTTTATTTCAGCCTTAACAAAACAACGTATTTATAAAGCAATTGAAACGGCAGTTGATGTATATAAAAACCGATCTAAAAAAATAAAAACAAGTACTCTAAACGATGTGCTGTTACCAATAATAGAAAGTTATCCGCCACCAGCATATAAAGGTAAGTTTGTAAAAATAAAATACGTTATGCAGTTGCCTACACCACAACCACAATTTGCATTCTTTTGTAACTTACCACAGTATGTAAAAGACCCGTATAAGCGTTTTCTTGAAAATAAACTTAGAGAACATTTTAACTTTACAGGAGTACCTGTTAGTGTTTATATGCGTAAGAAATAA